The following are encoded together in the Oncorhynchus nerka isolate Pitt River linkage group LG23, Oner_Uvic_2.0, whole genome shotgun sequence genome:
- the si:dkey-21e13.3 gene encoding uncharacterized protein si:dkey-21e13.3: MFQKAGEEIRIRKEGSAEVCREHCLADRRFEKQLQQKGRMGVYTDTYARIHTHNTHMDRLRPTSDSGRLLPVVPKDPLTNALDAIVVSTDLIEDELRPHLETVLTVIQEKQRGAAEQVAVSGVLPTLAQALRRRGPLTLMTAKLVSELARETVIRERCGETGVSSALLSVLVSRDQELLIHAGRAIARICYESRCQQEQLLRLGAVPRLVGILLGFKSNQALEGVCLVALCNLGDMGEGGEDGGISWERGVSLCPEESVFRGVTCHSCGFGSMVTVVRLTQWSPGQHTVSIEVLSRYSIGFWTMHNNRRTVRRSPLSHLGTCPRFYKAIKYSVQNIPNSRSLKSLIFHIFL, encoded by the exons atgtTCCAGAAAGCTGGCGAAGAGATACGGATAAGAAAGGAGGGGAGTGCAGAAGTGTGTAGAGAACATTGTCTGGCTGACAGACGATTTGAGAAACAACTGCAACAAAAAGGCCGGATGGGAGTCTATACTGACACATATGCACGCATACACACCCACAATACACACATGGATAGACTGCGGCCGACCAGTGACTCCGGTCGACTACTGCCAGTGGTACCCAAAG aCCCTCTCACTAATGCATTAGATGCCATTGTGGTCAGCACTGATCTCATCGAGGATGAACTCCGACCTCACCTGGAAACAGTACTTACTGTCATACAGGAAAAac agCGTGGGGCTGCGGAACAGGTGGCAGTGAGTGGTGTATTACCTACTCTGGCTCAAGCCCTTAGGAGGAGAGGACCGCTTACTTTAATGACTGCTAAACTGGTGTCAGAACTGGCCAGAGAaa CGGTGATCAGGGAGAGGTGTGGGGAGACAGGGGTGTCATCTGCTCTGCTGTCTGTGCTGGTCTCCAGGGATCAGGAGCTGCTGATACACGCTGGCCGCGCTATCGCTCGTATCTGCTACGAGAGCC ggtgtcAACAGGAGCAGTTGTTGCGTTTGGGCGCGGTCCCTAGGCTGGTTGGAATCCTGCTGGGTTTTAAAAGCAACCAGGCTCTGGAGGGTGTGTGTCTTGTGGCCCTGTGTAACCTAGGTGACATGGGAGAAGGGGGGGAGGATGGAGGTATATCGTGGGAGAGAGGCGTGTCACTATGTCCCGAGGAGTCTGTGTTTCGTGGCGTGACTTGTCACTCCTGCGGCTTTGGCTCCATGGTTACAGTCGTCAGACTGACCCAGTGGTCGCCCGGGCAACACACCGTCAGCATCGAGGTGTTATCCCGTTACTCCATCGGGTTCTGGACAATGCATAACAACCGCCGGACAGTGCGACGTTCACCACTCTCTCACCTGGGAACGTGTCCTAGGTTCTACAAAGCCATCAAGTACTCCGTTCAGAACATTCCCAACAGTAGGAGCCTCAAGTCACTGATCTTCCACATCTTCCTTTGA
- the LOC115106153 gene encoding uncharacterized protein LOC115106153: MEPSGNRTPEGKDMIHLSKKAERYAGTSQASTPVVVVTQSQTSVGVPKKRIYVVPMPRRAPKEPQIQIRTPTTDATRTRTPVPSTKRIFIVSQPFSAGGSTQTQVPGTRKQIYVLAQPQNAAGVRTQPQTTARITTQPQTTARITIKPQTIAGKIVPRHSQIKTPTGITVQSQIVASVKAQVQPAVGRTDPPNAPRQTRKMVHFQPKSLTARDAAPTKADAQTQTPTVVAEVVSMLQHGDVRPAPQPYLVHKEEVLRRMGAPEKMSVRTLLMYTGKNPADQDSKNRLVKNLIKAGIPPIEIPAYITSAFSRLTEGDTTMLCSDMKSLAIKHLNFTNMAEQLIEETNPVQHWSKIIDTKAQLEEMRLCFRDPANSRLMDNVTHGMSTGVMDATFDIISTLIDYQVQLIACLVNTMPSHQTPTRTAVKIRPSPALQTSVSLVTPPVITNPTPLGPFASQPPLKRLYVIAQPHNKPLRCCQETQNETQTDTQLLKEPLKHQKGRGVQRGPRGSYRKRAASGASDRKQEAAQEKGRGKKVKLNPSPHVATDTEEEGNAKMAKKRTPGNTEGNSATGCTQTN; this comes from the exons ATGGAGCCCTCAG GGAACAGAACCCCCGAGGGGAAGGATATGATCCATCTGTCCAAGAAGGCAGAGAGATATGCAG GGACTTCCCAGGCCTCGACTCCAGTTGTGGTCGTAACCCAATCTCAAACATCAGTCGGTGTCCCCAAGAAGCGCATCTACGTAGTACCCATGCCCCGGCGGGCTCCTAAAGAGCCACAAATCCAGATTCGGACTCCCACTACAGATGCAACCCGAACCCGGACTCCAGTCCCATCCACAAAACGCATCTTTATTGTATCCCAACCTTTCTCTGCTGGGGGCTCGACGCAAacccaggtaccaggcactaggAAACAGATCTATGTACTAGCTCAGCCCCAGAATGCTGCTGGGGTCAGGACCCAACCCCAAACTACAGCCAGGATCACGACTCAACCCCAAACTACAGCCAGGATCACAATTAAACCCCAAACTATAGCTGGGAAAATAGTGCCAAGACATTCCCAGATCAAGACTCCAACTGGGATCACAGTTCAATCCCAGATTGTAGCCAGTGTCAAAGCCCAAGTCCAGCCTGCAGTAGGGAGAACAGACCCTCCTAATGCTCCAAGGCAGACTAGGAAGATGGTTCACTTCCAACCCAAGTCTCTGACAGCCAGGGATGCAGCCCCAACCAAGGCTGATGCCCAGACTCAGACCCCTACTGTCGTGGCAGAGGTGGTCTCTATGCTGCAACACGGAGATGTGAGACCTGCACCGCAGCCATACCTGGTCCACAAAGAAGAG GTGCTGAGGAGGATGGGTGCGCCAGAGAAGATGTCAGTGAGAACGTTGCTGATGTACACTGGGAAGAACCCTGCAGACCAAGACAGCAAGAACAGATTGGTGAAAAACCTGATTAAGGCTGGAATCCCCCCCATCGAGATCCCTGCCTATATCACCAGTGCCTTCTCCAGGCTCACCgagg GTGACACCACAATGCTGTGTAGTGACATGAAGTCCCTAGCTATCAAACACCTCAACTTCACCAATATGGCCGAGCAGCTCATAGAGGAGACTAACCCTGTGCAGCACTGGTCCAAGATCATCGATACCAA aGCCCAGCTAGAGGAGATGAGACTGTGTTTCAGGGACCCAGCTAACAGTCGTCTGATGGACAACGTGACCCACGGTATGAGCACGGGCGTGATGGACGCCACCTTCGACATCATCTCTACCCTCATTGACTACCAGGTGCAGCTAATCGCCTGTCTAGTGAACACCATGCCTTCACACCAAACTCCCACTAGGACGGCTGTCAAAATTAGGCCTTCTCCGGCCCTTCAGACATCCGTGTCCCTCGTCACCCCCCCTGTTATCACCAATCCGACGCCCCTGGGCCCATTCGCCTCCCAACCCCCCTTGAAACGTCTCTATGTGATAGCCCAGCCCCACAACAAGCCCCTGCGGTGCTGCCAAGAGACCCAGAacgagacccagacagacacccagctCCTTAAGGAACCACTGAAACATCAGAAGGGTCGAGGCGTCCAGCGTGGCCCCAGGGGATCTTACAGGAAGAGAGCCGCTTCAGGGGCctcagacaggaaacaggaagcggctcaggagaaggggaggggtaaGAAGGTTAAGCTAAACCCCTCCCCACACGTTGCCACGGATACCGAGGAAGAGGGGAATGCAAAGATGGCCAAAAAGAGAACTCCTGGCAACACAGAAGGAAACTCAGCAACTGGATGTACACAAACGAATTGA
- the LOC115106336 gene encoding uncharacterized protein LOC115106336 codes for MESNQSLAGVDSQGNMVFRVVKPAMGIFQVSSEQTNSVGQGGSQQMMVGGLTGLQGLSNLPSMVLEDGQGQQQMGDVNQMQAQIQIPAEDMSQTQDAAPNHNHVPHVPFAEVSSLLDPNMKSSKARKYLIPYDEIKRRLEAPEKMSLRSLAAYTRVSRGPASKKTLQESLNILGLTPGTTTSVSSSFSKLTEGDTKALCNDMKDFSHDYIDFGNMAKQLIPETNTVQHWSKVIETRSHLEAMRKCFRDPVNSASFDNVTHGLGLGMLDAALDMITMVIDKQIRILSGAAATDPVDTGPPMRRIRRRHRKPRDNGNDKLHGSLGGVKGQEKGPGKGKGRGRGRKKMRLQESGAPVGVAMDTTQQQDQEHCQPEDVESSVLTLVSVGYETISSGLNATGQI; via the exons ATGGAATCAAATCAGAGCCTGGCGGGGGTGGACTCCCAGGGCAACATGGTGTTCAGAGTGGTTAAACCTGCCATGGGCATCTTCCAAGTCTCCTCAGAACAGACCAACTCTGTCGGACAGGGGGGGTCGCAGCAGATGATGGTTGGGGGGCTGACAGGGTTACAAGGGTTATCCAATCTCCCCTCCATGGTGCTGGAGGATGGACAGGGCCAGCAGCAAATGGGGGACGTGAACCAGATGCAAGCCCAGATTCAGATCCCAGCAGAGGACATGTCCCAGACCCAGGATGCCGCTCCGAACCACAACCACGTACCCCATGTTCCGTTTGCAGAGGTGTCGTCTCTCTTGGACCCCAACATGAAGAGTTCCAAGGCCC GCAAGTACCTGATACCCTATGACGAGATCAAGCGTCGTCTGGAGGCTCCAGAGAAGATGTCTCTGCGTTCACTAGCAGCCTACACCAGGGTCAGCCGTGGCCCGGCCAGCAAGAAAACCCTGCAGGAGTCTCTAAATATACTGGGTCTTACTCCTGGTACTACTACTTCTGTGTCTTCTTCCTTTTCCAAGCTCACagagg GTGACACCAAAGCCCTGTGTAACGACATGAAGGACTTTTCCCATGACTACATAGACTTTGGCAACATGGCCAAGCAGCTTATTCCAGAGACCAACACTGTCCAACACTGGTCCAAGGTCATAGAAACCAG GAGCCACCTGGAAGCGATGAGGAAGTGTTTTCGTGACCCGGTCAACAGTGCGTCGTTCGACAACGTGACTCACGGCTTGGGCCTCGGGATGCTCGACGCCGCCCTCGACATGATTACCATGGTGATCGACAAACAAATTCGCATCCTGTCTGGCGCTGCGGCAACCGATCCCGTCGACACCGGCCCTCCAATGAGACGCATCCGCCGCCGCCACCGCAAGCCCAGAGACAACGGCAACGACAAATTGCACGGGTCGCTGGGCGGGGTTAAAGGTCAAGAGAAAGGGCCAGGGAAGGGCAAAGGGAGGGGCAGAGGCAGGAAGAAGATGCGGCTGCAGGAGTCTGGAGCTCCGGTTGGTGTTGCCATGGatacaacccagcagcaggatcaAGAGCATTGTCAGCCGGAGGATGTGGAGAGCAGTGTTCTCACACTTGTCTCTGTTGGTTACGAGACCATCTCCAGCGGCCTCAATGCCACAGGACAGATCTGA